DNA sequence from the Anaerosporomusa subterranea genome:
GTTTTTGAGTCTACAGGCAAAGATGAAAATGGTAAAATTATCGGCCATTTCAAGCCGACCGGCATTCGTCCTAAGTTTCTAGAAAAAGTCGCCGCCAATGGCATAACCGTCCCGAACGAAGTCTTCTATCCAAAGTAAACTGCGGCAGGTGAGAGCAGATGATCTTTCTCGTTGTCCTATTAACCTTTATCTCTGTGTTTATTGTACTATATTTTATTCTCCTGACCTATGGCCCAGGATCGGCTAGCATCCGCATGCGTTTAAAGGCGCTTGAGTGGATTGCCAAGGATCGAAGCGATATCGACGAAGAATTAACCCGTCCGTTTGTACAGCGTGTCTTGTCGCCCTTGTCAGGCAGTTTGGCGTCCACTTTGCTGCGGGTTACTCCCAAAGCGATTCGCAGGATGGTGGAAGAAAAACTCGCTATGGGAGGAGGCTTTAGTGGCCTGAACACAGATGGCTTCTTGCTGTTTTGGGGTACCTTAGCTGTCGGGTTTTCGATAATCACCATTTTTGTACTGAGCTTGGCCAAGGCAGCCCCCAATATCATCGTCGGTCTGACCATGCTTGCATTTGCATTTGGTGCTGCATTGCCATATATCCTGCTTAACCAGCGCATCAAAGAGCGCAAGAAAAGCATCCAGAAGGACTTGCCTGATGTGCTTGATATTCTTACTGTCAGCGTAGAGGCTGGACTCGGGTTTGATGGCGCGCTTGCTAAACTGGCGGAAAAGATGAAAGGCGCTTTGGTCGAGGAATTCACTCGCGTCTTGCAGGAAATCCGCGTTGGTGTCACCCGCCGCGAGGCGCTGCATGCGTTGGGTTCTAGATGCGACGTACCAGATCTTTCACTCTTTACCACGTCTCTAGTACAGGCAGACCAATTGGGTGTCAGTATCGGCAACGTCCTGCGTGTCCAATCTGGCGCAATGCGGGAAAAACGCCGCCAACGGGCCCAAGAAAAAGCGATGAAAGCTCCTATTAAAATGATGCTGCCGCTCGTCTTATTTATCTTTCCTACTATCTTCGTTATTTTGCTCGGCCCGGCGATGATCCAGATTATGGATTCATTATTCGGTAAGTAGTAAATAGCAATCAAGCAGAAGAACCGTCCCCTCGTCACAGATGCAAGGGGACGGCTCTTCTGCTTGATTGGCGGCAAAATTACCTAAAAAGTTTTCTGCAAAAAGAAGGAGTTTACGATTTTATGCAGAATTGGCATAAAATACTCTTTTGCGTGTAACCTTTTCCAACTTGAAAAGTTGCACGACGTGATTAGCTATGGATAAGGGAACATGGACACTTATCCAATAGGTTGAGAGCGGTAGGGAAACAAATTTGTGGAGGGATTCTGATGAAAAAGACAGCTGCTGCAGCCATTGCAGCGGCACTGGTCCTGACGACCAGCGCCGCCTTCGCCGCTCCCGTTGAATTTGATGGTGATGTGAAGGCACATTATCGGTGGCAAACCTATAACTACCAGGCCGACGAAGACGGCGGGAAATTCACGGTTCGTTTGAATGCAAAAATGGAGTTAGACA
Encoded proteins:
- a CDS encoding type II secretion system F family protein encodes the protein MIFLVVLLTFISVFIVLYFILLTYGPGSASIRMRLKALEWIAKDRSDIDEELTRPFVQRVLSPLSGSLASTLLRVTPKAIRRMVEEKLAMGGGFSGLNTDGFLLFWGTLAVGFSIITIFVLSLAKAAPNIIVGLTMLAFAFGAALPYILLNQRIKERKKSIQKDLPDVLDILTVSVEAGLGFDGALAKLAEKMKGALVEEFTRVLQEIRVGVTRREALHALGSRCDVPDLSLFTTSLVQADQLGVSIGNVLRVQSGAMREKRRQRAQEKAMKAPIKMMLPLVLFIFPTIFVILLGPAMIQIMDSLFGK